The Quercus lobata isolate SW786 chromosome 4, ValleyOak3.0 Primary Assembly, whole genome shotgun sequence genome segment TTTTCTAATACGCTTGATGATACTTTTCTGCccctttttgttctttctttgaGTTATTTCTCTTTCAGCTTGAAATCTTCCTAGACTAGACGAACAGGATTCTAGTGCATGTGAATACGAGTTTTCAAGTTCAAGTTTTCAGCATTAATAAACCATCATAAAATAGTAGGTAAAGAAGTAAGAAAAAAGAGGATATTCTACCATTCtgtttgaaattttggagaaaaatttaaacataaatacATAACAGGgaacacacccaaaaaaaatctgaaaGCATACCTGGAATAACAAGCTAATTCCTACAAGGTAATTGGATGCTCAGTTTTCATTCATACAATAATGGAAGTTATGAAGTATctgcaaaaataaaacattttcagcacaagaacaacaaaaacaattattGAATTTACCAAAGAAAGAACTTTTTTTGGGAGGACAACAATAAGAAGCTAAGgcacaataaaaatgataagaatATTTTACCTTGATATATTTGGAGATGAGGTAGAGGCTGTAGCAGTGGCAGGTGCCACAAGATCCAAAAGATTAAACCACTAgggaaaaaagtttttaaagtGACTTGGCTTATAAaagtaggaaaataaaaaaatagaaaaaaagtaaCAAAGTTGACAGATTACCAAGGTTTTATCTGGAATGTTAGAACATGTCCagaatataattggaaattttatattttttcaaataaagagATAAGAAATGGAATGATGGAGAATTGTTTTGTTACATATACCGTAAGATTTGTGAGCATGTATAGGCACGCTAGACTAAATAAACCTATTGGACTTGATCTCATTTTATGCTTTTGACAAAAAACAAATTCTCCAAAAACATTTGGGAAAAGAAGATATTATTCAGCCTTATTATCTCACCGCATAAACTACATAAGTCATTAGTTAGTTACTATTACTAATTACCCAAATGACTATGTGTAAATCAATATTTAGCAAATACAAGAACATGTCAAAAGCTTataatataaaggaaaaaacttGACCAAACTGAATACATTATAATAAGTTAATTCCTGCAGTCTTAGTTGGCAGAGTAGATACTCCCTTAAAGCGTCAAAAGATTTTCTCCATTTCTACAGTTGTCAGAAATGAAACAAAGAACATCACCTCATGACATCAAAGAAGTTTTACGTACAACAATATAGATGTTATCCTTTCTTCTCCGTTTATGTGATGAGATAATATAAGTAGCAACAGTCCTTTGCACATACAAAAGGGAAACAAAACAGAAAGAAATTTCCCAAATAATATAAAGCAAATAGATGATAACCATTGAGTCCATGACTTGTTGCACAATTTCAGGGCCAGAAAGTTTTGAATAGAATCCAAATTTTGCGCCAGGTTAGTTGTTGCCTTAATTTGTTCTGCGTGAGATATCAATTGATTGAGAAGCTTCAAAATATCAAAACTGAAAATgcaaagatgaagaagaaacaagaacaagaaaattGGTGTTCGGTTCttcataaaaaaacaaatacctGAAGTAGTTAAAGACACCATCAGATTCCACTCTTTCCCTCCTATACTCATGTTTGCTGCCACATGTTCACATAGGACTCCACGGCCAAATTCAAAACCAAGGGCCACGGCtttagaagagagagaaagtgccAAATTACCAACCACTGGAAAAACCAAAAGTTCTAAAACCTGGGTGTTGTTTTGAGTGTAACAACCTATTATATAAAAATGGGTAAAGTAACAGTATCCTCTAATCTTAATTGGGATTCAAGCAAAAAGGAAAACCTTCATTGGTAAATTTTAATCGAGTAACATATAAAATTCAATCCAATCTTAATTTGAATTTGTGCATGAATGAACAAATTAGACTCATTTAGTTattctctcattcttctttgACTTCAAAGTCAGTCTTACATTAACAATTCGACATGTGATTaagcaaacaaaaatttttcatttaatcacctcattaaaataaaatgttactTTCTCAACAAAAGAGAGAATTTAAGAAACCAAAGAATCGAAGAACAAATGACAGACTTATCAACCAACGAAATACCTGCAAAATAAGCTAATTCCTACAATGGTAGACCTAGATTATGTCCTCTCTAAGCGTTAACAAACTGATTTTGACTCTAATTCTGATTCTGCAATTATTAAGAAGCAACCATACACACACCATATTATGGTCTTATGTACAAAGatacaaataattaaaattttaacatacatacatacatacatacatacatatatatatatatatatattatactaaTCTTTCTTGTTCAAATAACTTTGTGAAGAAATCAAGTGTCTGATTAACCTTTTATagataggaaaaagaaaaagaagaaaagagagagttttaaaATGGTTTAGTTCTGCATAAGAAAGAAGTTGAATAGTTTTAGAAGTAGtccaaaatatcaaaaccctCAAAAACCAGTGGTTGGTTTTTAATTCGGGATGaaaagatagatagatagatagatgcATACCTAAAGAAATTGTTTCTTCTTGGTTGATCAGACCATCCACATACACGTATGGGACATGAGTTATGATGGCCAATCATCACCTGTTTGCCTCTCACATCTTTGCCGTAAGAGGGGACAATCAAGAATTTCCAACTTTTTTAAAGGTGAGATTGCGACTCCCTTGAGGAAGTGACGTCAGATTGGGACAATTATCGATTCCTAGTTCTTGTAAAGAGGTGAGATTGTGAATCCCTTGAGGAAGTGATGTTAGTTTGGGACATTCCCAAATGTTAAGGCTTAGTAGTGATGTGAGGATGCCTATCCAAGGGAGAGAACCCAGTCCATCGTACCTTTTTATATAGAGTTCCTAGAGAGAAATGAGGTTCTGCAGCCTCTCCTCTAGAAGTGATTTTAAATGATTAATCTGATATAATTCTAAATCCTCTAATTGAAAGAGAGGAAAGTAGGTTGATGTGGTTGCTCTCATTTTCATTGTCTGCTCCAAAACCTTCCAATCTGGGACatttaatcaaatttcctctcttACCCATCACAGCTCAGCCATCCTTCCTCCTACCTCTCTTTGGCCTAAAAACTCCATACACTCTATCCATCCATTATACTGCTTGCCCCCTCTGCTTTCCAATGATTATAAAAAAGAACATGCATCATGTTGCCCATTGTTTGAACAGAGACTGCACAACCAAAAGTTAAGAAGCAAAGGCCATGCTTTAGGAGGTAGTGAAATAGACAAAATAccaactaaaacaaaataccaactaaagagaaatgaaaagaaaaatggtgtTATCCTCAAGTCTTAATTGGAATACAAGCAAGATGAAAAACCttaattagtaatatttaattgaGTAATAGATAAAAATTCAATCCAATCTTCCTTCAAATTTGCGCACGTACGAAAAATTATACTTGATCAGTCATTCTTGTGCTCTTCTGACTTTAAAAAGTCAGTTTTCACACCAACATGTGAGGaatcaaataaatattgttctcaaaaaaaatatatatatataaccccccccccccaaaaaaaagaaaaaaagaaaaagaaaagtaaccGCCAAAATACCTTTATAGTAAGCTGATTCCCCGTTGAGTTATTGTTGCTTGGTCATGTTCCTCCCTTCAAAATTATACCAAAGCTGCTACGATTCTGCAATTATTAAGAAGCAACCATATATGTCATTTCATCGACACAAGCTTAGATACAATGatataaatcattaaaataatagaacAAATGGAAGAATTTACAATTATCCCTTTTTATTATCCTAATAATTTAAAGAAATCAAGAATCTAATTAAAGTTTTgatgttaaaaaaaagtaaaagggatttatgaaaaaaacaaaaaaagatgaTTACCATTGAGTCCAAGATTGTACTTGTCATAATTTCTGGGTCATAAAGTTTTGAGCAAGGTAAGCCAGGTTTGTCCTTAATTTGTTCTGCATGAGAAGTCAGATGATTGAGAAATTcttcaaaatatcaaaacctCAAAAAGCAGAAtgaataagaacaaaaaaattggttttcaGTTGAGCATAAAAAGCAAGATACTTGAAGTAGTTAAAACataatttgtaattatattcTATTAACagataaaaattcaattcaaactaTCTTTGAACTAGTGCATTTATGAATAGATTAGGCTCATTTAGTCAttctcttgttcttttttggcattttaAAGCAAGTATACACACAAACATGTGAGGAGTATTTTGGTTTAATCATCTCATGAAAAGCATTTAGTAAATATATGTTGGAAACTTTtataaccccaaaaaaaaaaaaaaaattaactaccAAAATACCGGTTTAGTAAGCTAATTCCTGCAGTGTTAGTTGCCTGGTCAAGTCCTCCCTTCAAAGTTCTAAGAAATTTGCTATGATTCTGCAATTATGAACAAGCAACCATATATGTCATTTCATTAACACAAGTTTAGAGGGAAAGACATAAATCATTAGAATAAAAGAACAAATGATAGAACAAGTTTGAAGAAAACGTGCATCTTATTAAAGTTTTGATGGGAAAAAGGGAAACAAATGATTACCACCAAGTTCTTGACCTGTTGCACAATTGCAGTTTTTGAATAGTGTCTGAATTTGGCACCCAAGCTTGTTCTTTGCCTAAGTTGGTTCTGCATAAGAAGTCAAATGACTAAGAAGTTCTCCAAAATATGACAAACCTCAAAAGGCATCAAGAAGAAGGGCATTTGTATATGATTGTCCatgaaaaattggaattaaaagaTAGATGCATACCTGAAGAAATTGTTTTCGGCAGATTCTGACAATCCACTTGCAATTCTGGGACGTGTTACACAATTGCAAGGCCTGAAAGTTTAGTAAAAGGTTTGAATTTTAAGTTCTgcatgaaaactgaaaagtccAATGCCTGATAAGTTCTCCAAGATATATCAAAACAAGATTTCTTCATTAAAAGTCAAATACCTGAAGTAGTTAAAGATGCCATAAGATTCCAACTTCTATCCAATATTCTCTCCTACTCATTTTTGTGGGACTGTATTTGGACCCCACTGATTAAAAAAGAACAGATTTGCTGCTGCCTCAAGATTACAGGGACTTCACAACCAAATGCAGCAAGGACTATGACTTTAGAAGGCAGAGAAAGTGACAAAATAACctattattcaaaaaattgggggggggggggggtggtgggggtAAGCAAAATGAGGGATCTTCAAGTCTTAGATAGTAttcaagtaataaaaaaattaattagaaattagaaatttttatttacacACATGATGGAAGTGTTATGAACCCTCTGTCTTAGCacaataaccaaaaaataaagtacatGAAGTGTGCAACTAtgcattaaaaaattagaactttTCCGTTTCTGGCAGGTTGTAAGACAACAATGAGCAGGaagaattttttctaaaaaaaaaaggttagaattttttgttttgaaatacTTCAAGATGAAAGAAAGGGTGTAAGTGAGGTAGAGCAAGAGCCCAAAAATCActaggaaaccaaaaaaatattatctctAGATTTGTGAATGTCTACATCTGTAGTtgttctgctttttttttttttgataagtaaaggaaaatatatattaaagaagaaCACAGCCCCGTACATAGGAAATGTACTAGAAAGGCAAACACATCAATAGTTGTTCTGCTTTTGACTAAAACAAAgtctctaaaataaaaaaattcagagaaaagaaagaatgcatTAAGCAATTATCCCATCAAACATAGTAACTAAACCATTAGTTATTTTTCTATAGATCAATAGTTCAAATGggtattttaaaataatcttaGTAGATATATAGACccccaaaaaagaataaaataaatacaagagGGTGAACCAACAAGATACCTGCAAAATAAGCTAATTCCTGCAATGGTAGTTGCTAGATTAAGCCCTCCTCTTGAATTGTTAACAAACTGAATCTGACTCAGATTCTGCAATTATTAAGAAGCAACCATACACACATCATATTATCAACATGCTCTTAGGTacaaagatataaattattagaattaaaagaaatttttttttttttttaaaagggacGGATTACATTATCCtaatttttcttgttcaatTAACAGTTCAtagacaagaaaaagaaaaaagatagaaaagaatgaagttgaataGTTTTAGAAgttgttcaaaataaaaaaagcagtagttgaatttgaatttgggaTTATAAAAGATAGATGCATACCTgaataaattgttttttcttgttGGATTATTTGGGACAATCTTCACTCTTTCCTTCGTGTAGCCGTAAAGAGGGGAGAATTTGGGACAACCCCAAATTTCTGACATTTTCAAAGAGGGGGGAATCAGGGGCATGGAAGTCAGGTTAGGGCAATGGGTGATATGTAATTTCTCAAGAGAGGGAGGAAATGATGGAAGTAAGAGATGGTGTGgctcattatcatcatcatcatctgaattCCTCCACCATCCCTTCAGATTTAGGCAATACCCAATAACTAGAGAAGATAAGGATGGGAAGAATGGtgtttttgaagaagaagaagaagaagaagaggaagcacCCAACACGTTACTAACACTGTCTTCATCTGAAATGTATTCAAGTGCTTTCATTCCCCAAAGAGAGACAACCTTGAGAAAAGGGAGTTGATTTAACGGTGGGAGGTGCTGCAATCTTTCATTATAGGATAAATAAAAACGAACAAGATTAGTGAGAGAAGAGACCCAACTTGGAATTCTCACACCCATATAAAAAGTCAAAACCAACAGTTTAAGATTTGGATGTGGCTGGAGCCCTTCTAGCAGCATTTCATCATCACATTCGCTTTCTCCATTCCACCAATCCCAAAATAATTCCAGATGTTGAAGATGTTGTTTATCCTTTAAATTTGCATCTTCACATTCCCGCACCTCATCTTTTCggcgaaaatgggtaaataCCCATAGAAAACAAACTAATTACTAATTAGTTAGTAGGATCCgtttacaaactatatatatttttagcaactcgagcctcaaaaactcgattttgggctcCTAAATTGACCATCTGAGGCTCGATTTTCATGCGTTATTTCTCTCTGATCTGGCACTTTGTCCAGGTGGCgtctacatggaaatcgagtatCTAAGACTAgatttctaacccaaaaataaaatattaataactcAAAATGCAACCCCAAATGTAGAATCAGCGGAAAAAacgcagaaagaaagaaaaaaaaaaaaagaaagagaagaagaagaagaaggaatggagaTCAGCTCAAGCCGACCCAGGCCGCGACAGATCCAGGCCGGCGACCCgacccaggccgcgcgcgactaggtcgccgcgcgacccaggtcgcaccgcgagacccaggtcgccgcgcgacccAGTTCTCGCCGCACGACCCAGGTCTCGCTGCGCGACCCAGGGGCGACCAGGTCGCCGACTGTTTCTggattccttcttcttcttcttctctttcttttttttttctttctttctgcgtTTTTTCCGCTGATTCTGCATTTGGGGTTGCATTTTgagttattaatattttatttttgggttggaaATGTAGACGCCACCTGGACAAAGTGCCATATCAGAGAGAAATAACGCATGAAAATCGAGCCTCAGAGGGTCGATTTAGgagcccaaaatcgagtttttgaggctcgagttgctaaaaatatatatagtttgtaaacGGATCCTACTAACTAATTAGTTTGTTTTCTATGGGtatttacccattttcgcccATCTTTTCCATGTCCTAGATTTTCAATTCTTAATTCTCCCCCCAAGTTGTGTAGTAACTTCAATTGACTTAGCCCACCATTGGACTCGGCCTTTTTTTCCTTATACGAACCACAATGGCCTTTTTTCACTTGGCCCCTGGAACCTTCCATTCTCACAACAACCCTTGGTAGTATTGTCTCAAGATACGTAAGGTGTCCAATTTCACGGGGCATCACATCAACTCttggtagtatttttttttttttgacctacATCTCTTGGTAGTATTGTCTGAAGATAATTAAGGTGTTCAATTTCACGGGGTATTGTCCCAATATAAGTATAGTTAGTCATTTGCTCGCCGCAACCTGTAACATCTAGAAACCTGAGATTGACTAACTTTTTAATGCCCTTGGGTAATTCTCTAAGCGATTCACAATCTTGTAGTATCAGTGTTTGCAAATTCAGCATCTTAGTAATGGAATTAGgaagaattttaatattataatttctgGAAAGGTTAAGGTACCTTAAATGCTTTAATTTTCCAATTGAACGTGGCACTACAAGTAATCCTAGATTACTCAAATCCAATGCACGTAGATACttataatttgaaatgaatGCATCACAATTTAAATTACCCATACTTCCCCATAAATTAGATGCTAGAACTGTGTGTATCTTCCTTCCATTAGGTATGGGGAATGAAAATTGTATTGGTGAATccataaaattaaatgatacaTGACGAACTTTTTCAATATCATTTTCCCCACTTGAATTTAATACGGCACTTTCCGTTCCAGACACAAAACTTGCAAGATCATGCATGAGATCGTGCATTTTACACGATTTTATATTGCCCAATTCATCATTTTCTACATCTTGGAAAAATGACCTCCAAAGtaattccataaaatattttctaccaACATCCTCAAAACGCTGCTTTGGACCTACTAACACAATAAATCCTTGTGCTGCCCAAAGATTAATAAGTGTATATACATCAATCCTATCATCTTTTGGAAACAATCGACAATAAGCAAAACATTGCTTCAAGTGCGGGGGAAGATGATCATAACTCAACTTAAGAGTTGATGAGATCTTATTTCCTTGTTGACCTATTTTTAAGAGTTCATTATCTAAGAATGATTGCCACTCAATCTCAGAAGTTTTGAGATACAATAGGCTTCCTATTGTTCTTATAGCGAGAGGTAATCCATCACACTTTTCAACAATCTTATTTCCTATTTCTgagaatttttttgttggttctTGACCGTGTTCAAATGCCATTTTTACAAACAAACTCCAAGCCTTTTCTCTAGGTAGACCTTTTAGAGGATACCACGAATTTGTGGCAGTTATCTTTGCTACATTTTCAGAACGTGTGGTTATCAATATCCTACTTCCCCTTGCACCACCTACTAATAAATTTTTCAAGAGGAGCCATTAATCTCTGTCCTCATTCCAGACATCGTCCAGGACAAGGAagtatttttttccattaagtTTTTCTCGAAGGTGGTTTTGTAAATTGTCAAGGTTTTCTTCATGGctctcttcttttaattttaaagattcTAAAATTTGTTTAACAATTTGTTTTACATCAAAGTTATCAGATACACAAATCCACAACTTCGGCTCAAAATGTGTTTTAACATTTTCATCATTGTAAATGAGTTGAGCTAGTGTAGTTTTCCCTAGGCCTCCAATTCCAACTATTGGAATAATTGAAACATTATCTTCAACATTGgtatgcaaaagaaattttataatttcttgttTATCATCCTCTCTCCCAATTACTTCATCTTTAGGTACAAAAGAATAAGTTTCCCTATCCCTATTCTTGACTTGTGGCTCGATGGAGCCTTTTATAAAGGAGAACTTCATCATTTCATTTGTAATGACATCTAGTCTCTTCCTAGTTGCCTTTATCCTATGACCCATCTTAAGACTAAAAGCAAGCTGGtttgaacttgaaaagaaaatgcgTACCTCCTTAGTCATCTTATTTCCAGCCATTATTTTGCGTTGCAAAGCTTCAGTGGAGAAATCATCCAGCACGTCATCTGCATCATGGAGAACGTCTTTAAACTTTTCGAGCCAACCTTTGACCGCAACACTATCACCAGCCTTCTTTTCAGCATCAAGAAGTACATCTTTGATTGTGGAAACTGTGCTCTTTAGATTTTCAAGGTCAGCTTTGACACCATGGGCCAACTTGATCTCTTGGAGAGCTAAGGAACCCGCCACTTCAAGGACTTTCTTGGCAAGGTCGAAGAGAGCTCCTTCAGccattttttttgtctttctttcagGAAAACTATATGTGTTTGTGGGATGATGAAAGTGATGAGAGGCAGGTTGTTGTTGTGTCCAGCTTAGAATAACAACATCAATATTTATAAGCCTTTAAGGGTTTATCTTGTTAAATACTTTCCTTGTAATTGTCTTCTAATGATGCTTTGCGCAAAGAATATTAGTTCTTCAGGTGAAAGCAAATAATATTACAAAGCCATGCATACTTCTCCACAAAAGGTATCACCAAACAACTTTGTCAATTGTTCCTTCCTTCGCGGATGACGTGAGTGGTTCGAGGTTCTTTTCTTCATAGGGTGGCTTGATTTTATTCCATACCACTCTCCTCCATTTTTGTGGTTCTTAAGATTGGAGAACATACCAAGTAATACCACAGACATGTTGCACCCTCTTATAGGTATTTTTATTGCATTCACCATTTTTTATATCATGTGTTTCTTCTTAAtaataatggaatttttttttagaaacttctTTATATAATGGAATATTGGTTTACTAATGAAAGGAAAGGATAGCGATTTGGAAGGGGCTATGTAGCCCAGGATTGTTagtatataaaaacaaatacaaaaaacacaaaaaataaataaaatttttacaaaaaaaaatggtgaattgAAGGAGTATAAAGTTTTCCATACGGGGTTACAAGTAATTTGATACAAacatgatcaattttttttttttttttttttttgaagaggaaaacATCCTCATATTCCATTAAATAGAAGTTGAGTCCAAGTACAGAGCCTCCACAGCTGGGGGAGGGGAATCTTCAATCCATATCCTCTATGATCAAATATTATTATAAGAGTataatttacttattatatttcaagaaaaaataaagatttctTTAGGCCTTCTATGTAGATGTATAATCCTAGGCAAAGGCAagtagaatttatttatttatttatttttggataagtatAGCAAGTGgaactgtaaggacacgattttgtaacgaacctaaacagtattgggttcgcacgtaaaaggcccagacaatatgatttttagagcgtgggtgtaaaaaactaggttaactgtggtctcTCCCCCAAAGATTCACTCTCAAGAACGTTCAAGGTTTAAAGCTGGTATAATGAATGTTTCTCTTTGGTGACTAGTGTCattcccttttttcttctcttcctttctactttctagtttatgtctgttcttccctttcctttttctgtTCCGATCCTTCtccttcatgttcttctttttgtttatatactcccctttgcgCTCCACCCTTACCGCACATGTGTAGGTTGTGTCCGGAGGATtcctttctgtcccatctggcacctcctggaacttcctatgggcagctgtaaggctgcttccttactgttcaggtatcacctctacattaatgcggccagagagttggttgagaggtcattaatgcggaggcagctgtagttacagatatttgtttgccttatctttttcatctttagtcggctactctatcctttacggtgacctaattctgagatctgatcgcagtgagaccacgtcctgatcttCCTCGGACGCGATAGttctcggacgcatactgccgaggagtatggtgtcctcggacggatatacatcctcggatgggccatgGGCCCAACAATCCCGAATCAATTCTGAACCGTATAGGCCTATTgatcgaacggtccccacaGGAACTAACAGAGGTTAATGTGATaaccttcttttctttgaggAATTAATTCTTTCATGGAAGCAATCAAACATCCGAAAGTTCAATACTTTTGCTTTATGGCATGAAATGTTTATTCAATCTTTTTACTCTTCCCATATTGAAAGTACAAAGTTTTGCAGCCATATACTCCAACTTCGTCTAAGAAGCTAACATGTGTCCTTATTCAACACCTGTTATGTACATTGCACACATGTTAACATTTTATAAGAAGTTGAAGTCTAAAGTTGCAATTaattttgtagtcaaactttgtctatataaaaataaaacaacctaatattttatttttaaataaaaaaaaaatcaagacattttaataaatttattttttaaaagttgtttGAAGTAAAAGCTTGTTTGTTGATGAGATTTGGTTTGGCCATACTGCTAGAGTGAACCTAAAAGGAACATGATGCTAACACTAAAACAATGTCCCTTTCTTAAACTTTGATACGACAAATATGTATCTTGAATGAATTAAAGTATGAGGCATGTGCACTCTTATTAGAGAAGATTTATAGATTCAAAACTTATTaacttagaaaagaaaaaaagaaggattcTAGAGAGATAGAAAGCAAAGCATCTATATTGTCATTAATGGCTAGTCCTCCAAGGAGATTGAGATCTTGAGGAGAAAGGAATAAAGGTGGTTTAATTCACTTTATTCTTTACAAATCACTTAAGACTCCCTTCTTTTCTCGTGTACTTAGAATTTATTGGCAATCAATGCCTCCTctcttttttcacaataaataaaattatggtCAAAGTTATCTTTTCAATTTAATTAGACACTCTCATAGTTGTTCATTTATTAATGTCGTTTTGTTGGCTTAGTAGTTTCTAAGGCCTTATGATATCCATGagatcttgaatttgaaaccTCTTACCAACATCTTGGTACTACCCCCATGGGATTCCTCCCTATAATAACCTGGTGCGTGTAGAACAAGAGATTGCATACACTTGAAAGAGTAATTAGATACTTGAAGATGTCTAGACACCCTCgtttgtaaaaacaaaatgttgTTGTGGTGATATAGGCCCtgtttggtatatgtgtttgaatatatgttttcaatttttaacaacattacacgtatttccacacatttttcacccacatgtatttccaaaaaaactgaaaactgttatttaaacacatataccaaatGGGCCCATAGTTttatgcttttttcttttctttttaaatttagttccctaacttttcaaaaattatacTATACTTTATAGCATTCATAAATATCATTTTagattcagccaaaaaaaaaaaaaaacatttta includes the following:
- the LOC115983804 gene encoding putative disease resistance protein RGA3, with amino-acid sequence MPREIGHLTYLETILPRVVVRMEGSRGQVKKGHCGSYKEKKAESNGGLSQLKLLHNLGGELRIENLGHGKDEVRECEDANLKDKQHLQHLELFWDWWNGESECDDEMLLEGLQPHPNLKLLVLTFYMGVRIPSWVSSLTNLVRFYLSYNERLQHLPPLNQLPFLKVVSLWGMKALEYISDEDSVSNVLGASSSSSSSSSKTPFFPSLSSLVIGYCLNLKGWWRNSDDDDDNEPHHLLLPSFPPSLEKLHITHCPNLTSMPLIPPSLKMSEIWGCPKFSPLYGYTKERVKIVPNNPTRKNNLFRI
- the LOC115983808 gene encoding putative disease resistance protein RGA4, which gives rise to MAEGALFDLAKKVLEVAGSLALQEIKLAHGVKADLENLKSTVSTIKDVLLDAEKKAGDSVAVKGWLEKFKDVLHDADDVLDDFSTEALQRKIMAGNKMTKEVRIFFSSSNQLAFSLKMGHRIKATRKRLDVITNEMMKFSFIKGSIEPQVKNRDRETYSFVPKDEVIGREDDKQEIIKFLLHTNVEDNVSIIPIVGIGGLGKTTLAQLIYNDENVKTHFEPKLWICVSDNFDVKQIVKQILESLKLKEESHEENLDNLQNHLREKLNGKKYFLVLDDVWNEDRD